A window from Pseudomonas sp. MRSN 12121 encodes these proteins:
- a CDS encoding class I SAM-dependent methyltransferase, whose protein sequence is MRHELYRVTDLPVLQNRTFADAESAKASASADMLLVQDELSGLIFNAAFDADKLSYDADYQNEQAHSGQFQRHLDDVEGIIARHFKGQELIEVGCGKGYFLDLLKGLGYAITGIDPAYEGDNADVIKAPFTRGLGLAADAIVLRHVLEHIQDPLSFLAEIAEANQGGQIYIEVPCFDWILEHRAWFDLFYEHVNYFRLDDLRRMFGTVHEAGHLFGGQYLYVVADLSTLRLTPEQPVPRLALPEGFTASLDRAVHIIRSAPEQGSAIWGASSKGVIYSLFLQRAGVAVDRVVDINPAKQGRYLPLSGARVSSPQEAMDALPEGANLFVMNSNYLEEIKRMTGGRYVYYAVDSASFQ, encoded by the coding sequence ATGAGGCACGAGTTGTATCGGGTCACGGATCTGCCGGTGTTGCAGAACCGCACCTTTGCCGATGCCGAATCGGCGAAAGCGTCGGCCAGCGCCGACATGCTGCTGGTGCAGGATGAGCTCAGCGGCCTGATCTTCAACGCCGCGTTCGATGCCGACAAACTCAGCTACGACGCCGACTATCAGAACGAGCAGGCGCATTCCGGCCAGTTCCAGCGGCATCTGGACGATGTCGAGGGCATCATCGCCCGGCACTTCAAGGGGCAGGAACTGATCGAGGTCGGGTGCGGCAAGGGCTACTTTCTTGATTTGCTCAAGGGCCTGGGCTATGCCATTACCGGCATCGATCCGGCGTACGAAGGCGATAACGCCGACGTGATCAAGGCGCCGTTCACCCGTGGCCTGGGCCTGGCGGCGGACGCCATCGTGCTGCGCCATGTGCTGGAGCATATCCAGGACCCGCTGAGCTTCCTCGCCGAGATCGCCGAAGCCAACCAGGGCGGACAGATCTACATCGAAGTACCGTGCTTCGACTGGATCCTCGAGCATCGGGCCTGGTTTGACCTGTTCTACGAGCACGTCAACTATTTCCGCCTCGACGACCTGCGCCGGATGTTCGGCACCGTGCACGAGGCCGGTCACCTGTTCGGTGGCCAGTATCTCTATGTCGTCGCCGACCTTTCCACGTTGCGCCTGACGCCGGAACAACCCGTGCCACGCCTGGCCTTGCCCGAGGGCTTCACGGCCAGCCTCGACCGCGCGGTGCACATCATCCGCAGCGCCCCCGAGCAGGGTTCGGCCATCTGGGGGGCATCGTCCAAAGGCGTGATCTATTCGCTGTTCCTGCAACGCGCAGGGGTGGCGGTGGATCGCGTGGTGGATATCAACCCGGCCAAGCAGGGACGTTATCTGCCCCTGAGCGGCGCGCGGGTGTCCTCGCCGCAAGAGGCCATGGACGCGTTGCCCGAGGGCGCCAATCTGTTTGTGATGAACTCCAACTACCTCGAAGAAATCAAGCGGATGACCGGTGGACGCTACGTCTATTACGCCGTTGACAGCGCTTCGTTCCAGTGA
- a CDS encoding glycosyltransferase: MNQRPLVSIVIPAFNPRFFSQAFESALAQTWERIEIVICDDSAGDEIRQVVEAVTEPAHPVRYLRNPQRLGLQQNLLRCVEEARGELIKVLCDDDRLFAPSIAMQAQVLVDHPEISLVCALRMMSDAGNFILPARVENARLSPNDAMLKGVDMLAILEGTPRNFLGNFSSTLMRRADVLELLPALTQAGAGFMALLDLALFVCLMRRGNLALLNTVLSTERLYPERLSKQPEMQRAAKLEWEWLAQMLAARSGESAPAPGWVRSVDLAKLAEPSWQWEELCVTRVLGNRNTVVSGRVGGESESYAEFYREWLAIRCFTATEKRNLPQRIDSWPMRPQIVPIVIDAEGDGAALESTLQSLAGQLYAPQAILLLSDAQCAGHERVLQLPLEPQWPQQLNALVPQLEGCHWFYLLRAGDILQESALLILAERIAATRGALCIYSDEGALAEGESCDPVFKPDFNLDLMRGYPYVGRTLAFERQRFLDLGGFDPAFGELAPHDLLWRLVEEAGPQTIEHIAEIQVESLFPFADWLSLPEVIEGNAGLTRAHLERIGIEHRIRHDDLPLLNRIDYQYPRQPLVSIIIHAGDSLVALQRCTESLIEKTAYSHYEILIVDSGSRDPAMAAWLDAMAQLGAEMLRVLPFDGGSNQAAIRNHGARHAHGEYLLLLSANALIVSGDWLVELLNHAQRPEVGVVGARLLGLDGSIVHAGLILGLAGAASSPFAGEAASARGYMQRLQVAQSWSAVSGDCLMVRKEVFDSVGQLDEVDYPHDLGDVDLCLRINRDGYLVVWTPYASLMLVPAGPAPQEPEALERREREHDTFYRRWMPLVARDPAYNPALSLGYSSFSLEVGLRNNWNPFATRALPLVLGLPVSSSAVGHYRVTAPLAALEEEGRLLGRFAYESPSSVEIERLSPDSIILQCRYSDGAVSDIQRMKKYANALRVFELDDYVVSAPKKNTHARNKPVNTEEMLRQGIALCDRVVVTTQPLADALSSMHNDIRIVPNMLPVDPWGSLTSRRGTSSKPRVGWGGGTSHTGDLEIIAETVRELANEVEWVFFGMCPDELRPYVHEFHSVIGLQAYPFKLASLNLDLALAPLEFHIFNDCKSNLRLLEYGACGYPVICTDTAAYRGYLPCTKVVSNSTREWVDAIRMHLADPEASYRMGDALREEVLRDYMLRGNNLNLWMQGWLPD; encoded by the coding sequence GTGAATCAACGCCCTCTAGTCAGCATCGTCATCCCCGCCTTCAACCCGCGCTTCTTCAGCCAGGCGTTCGAGAGTGCGCTCGCCCAGACCTGGGAGCGGATCGAAATCGTCATCTGCGACGACTCGGCCGGCGATGAGATCCGCCAGGTGGTGGAGGCCGTCACCGAGCCGGCGCATCCCGTGCGTTATCTGCGCAACCCGCAACGCCTGGGCTTGCAGCAGAACCTGCTGCGGTGCGTCGAAGAGGCGCGGGGCGAGCTGATCAAGGTGCTTTGCGATGACGACCGGCTGTTCGCTCCCAGCATTGCCATGCAGGCCCAGGTGCTGGTCGACCATCCCGAGATCAGTCTGGTCTGCGCGTTGCGCATGATGAGCGACGCCGGCAATTTCATCCTGCCGGCGCGGGTCGAGAACGCCCGCCTGTCACCGAATGACGCGATGCTCAAGGGCGTCGACATGCTGGCGATTCTAGAGGGCACGCCACGCAACTTCCTCGGCAATTTCAGCTCGACCCTGATGCGCCGCGCCGATGTGCTGGAACTGCTGCCGGCCTTGACGCAGGCAGGTGCGGGCTTCATGGCGCTGCTGGATCTGGCGCTGTTCGTCTGCCTGATGCGGCGCGGCAACCTGGCGCTGCTCAATACGGTGCTGAGTACCGAGCGCCTGTACCCGGAGCGCTTGAGCAAACAGCCGGAAATGCAGCGGGCGGCGAAGCTCGAATGGGAGTGGCTGGCACAGATGCTCGCCGCGCGCAGCGGCGAGTCGGCGCCGGCCCCAGGCTGGGTGCGCAGTGTCGATCTGGCGAAGCTGGCCGAGCCTTCCTGGCAGTGGGAAGAGCTGTGCGTGACCCGGGTTCTCGGCAACCGCAATACCGTGGTCAGCGGCCGGGTAGGGGGCGAGAGCGAAAGCTACGCCGAGTTCTATCGCGAGTGGCTGGCGATCCGCTGTTTTACCGCGACCGAGAAACGCAATCTGCCGCAACGCATCGACAGTTGGCCGATGCGCCCGCAGATCGTGCCGATCGTGATCGACGCCGAGGGCGATGGCGCCGCCCTGGAATCCACCTTGCAGAGCCTGGCCGGGCAGTTGTATGCGCCGCAGGCGATTCTGCTGCTGTCCGACGCCCAGTGCGCGGGACATGAACGGGTATTGCAGCTGCCGCTGGAACCGCAGTGGCCGCAGCAGCTCAATGCCCTGGTGCCGCAGCTGGAAGGTTGCCACTGGTTCTACCTGCTGCGTGCCGGCGATATCTTGCAGGAGTCGGCGCTGCTGATTCTTGCCGAACGCATCGCCGCGACCCGGGGCGCGCTGTGCATCTACAGCGACGAAGGCGCGCTGGCGGAAGGCGAGTCCTGCGATCCGGTGTTCAAGCCCGATTTCAACCTCGACCTGATGCGTGGCTATCCCTATGTCGGCCGCACGCTGGCGTTCGAGCGCCAGCGCTTCCTGGACCTGGGCGGCTTCGATCCGGCATTCGGCGAGCTGGCGCCCCACGACCTGCTGTGGCGCCTGGTGGAAGAGGCAGGACCGCAGACCATCGAGCACATTGCCGAAATCCAGGTCGAGAGTCTGTTCCCGTTCGCCGACTGGCTGTCGCTGCCCGAGGTGATCGAGGGCAATGCGGGGCTGACCCGTGCGCACCTGGAGCGGATCGGTATCGAACACCGGATCCGTCACGACGACTTGCCGCTGCTCAACCGTATCGACTACCAGTATCCACGGCAGCCGCTGGTCTCGATCATCATCCACGCCGGCGACTCGCTGGTGGCCTTGCAGCGCTGCACCGAAAGCCTGATCGAAAAGACCGCCTACAGCCATTACGAAATCCTGATCGTCGACAGTGGCAGCCGCGACCCGGCCATGGCCGCCTGGCTGGACGCCATGGCGCAGCTCGGCGCGGAGATGTTGCGGGTGCTGCCGTTCGACGGTGGCAGCAATCAGGCGGCGATCCGCAACCATGGGGCGCGGCATGCCCATGGCGAATACCTGCTGTTGCTCAGTGCCAATGCCCTGATCGTCTCCGGCGACTGGCTGGTCGAATTGCTCAATCACGCCCAGCGTCCGGAAGTGGGCGTGGTGGGCGCGCGCCTGCTCGGTCTCGACGGTTCGATCGTGCATGCCGGGCTGATTCTCGGCCTGGCCGGCGCCGCCAGTTCGCCGTTTGCCGGCGAGGCGGCCAGTGCCCGCGGCTACATGCAGCGCTTGCAGGTGGCGCAGAGCTGGAGCGCGGTCAGCGGCGATTGCCTGATGGTGCGCAAGGAAGTCTTCGACAGCGTCGGCCAGTTGGACGAGGTCGATTACCCCCATGATCTCGGCGACGTCGACCTATGCCTGCGGATCAACCGCGACGGTTACCTGGTGGTCTGGACGCCTTATGCCAGCCTGATGCTGGTGCCGGCCGGGCCAGCGCCGCAAGAGCCCGAAGCCCTGGAGCGACGGGAGCGCGAGCACGACACTTTCTATCGCCGCTGGATGCCCCTGGTCGCCCGCGATCCGGCCTACAACCCGGCCTTGAGCCTGGGGTATTCCAGCTTCAGCCTGGAAGTGGGGCTGCGCAACAACTGGAACCCGTTCGCCACTCGCGCCTTGCCGCTGGTGCTCGGCCTGCCTGTGAGCAGCTCGGCGGTGGGCCATTATCGGGTGACTGCGCCTCTCGCGGCGTTGGAGGAGGAAGGGCGGTTGCTCGGCCGGTTCGCCTACGAGTCGCCGTCGAGCGTGGAAATCGAGCGCCTGTCCCCCGACTCGATCATCTTGCAGTGTCGCTACAGCGACGGGGCGGTGAGCGATATCCAGCGGATGAAAAAGTACGCCAATGCCCTGCGGGTGTTCGAGCTGGACGACTACGTGGTCAGCGCGCCGAAGAAGAACACCCACGCGCGCAACAAGCCGGTCAACACCGAAGAAATGCTGCGCCAGGGCATCGCCCTGTGCGACCGGGTGGTGGTGACCACCCAGCCGCTGGCCGATGCCTTGTCGAGCATGCACAACGATATCCGGATCGTGCCGAACATGCTGCCGGTCGACCCCTGGGGCAGCCTGACCAGTCGCCGCGGCACCTCGAGCAAGCCGCGGGTGGGCTGGGGCGGCGGCACCAGCCATACCGGCGACCTGGAGATCATCGCCGAGACGGTGCGCGAGCTGGCCAATGAGGTCGAATGGGTGTTCTTCGGCATGTGCCCGGACGAATTGCGTCCCTATGTCCACGAGTTCCATTCCGTCATCGGCCTGCAGGCCTATCCGTTCAAGCTGGCCAGTCTCAATCTCGACCTGGCCCTGGCGCCGCTGGAGTTCCACATCTTCAACGACTGCAAGAGCAACCTGCGCCTGCTGGAATACGGGGCCTGCGGCTACCCGGTGATCTGCACCGACACCGCGGCCTATCGTGGCTACCTGCCCTGTACCAAGGTCGTGAGCAACAGCACCCGTGAGTGGGTTGACGCGATCCGCATGCACCTGGCCGATCCCGAAGCCAGCTACCGCATGGGCGATGCCTTGCGCGAGGAAGTGCTGCGCGACTACATGTTGCGTGGCAACAACCTGAACCTGTGGATGCAGGGCTGGCTGCCGGACTGA
- a CDS encoding flagellar hook-associated protein 3 — MRISTAQFYESSAANYQKNFANVVKSSEEASSLTRVNTAADDPVGASRLLQLGQQASLLSQYSTNTTSIKASLGQAESVLTSITNVLARAQELASGAGNAGYTDEDRKANASELAQIEEQLLSLMNTQDENGKYIFAGSKGDTVPFSRNSDGTYSYNGDQTTLNLPVGDTMSMATNTTGWAAFQQAINTSRSQVNMTAPAVDDGRVSLSNGQVSSNPKYNSEFRSGEPYTVSFLSSTQFKITDSAGNDVTSEATQNGSFTSSKGAEAQTVSFRGVDLRLSINLKSGDTNPDAVIAGHSFTLAAKPDSFNVSRSPGNPSTAVVTGSTISNNNAYNASFPSGGAILKFTSATDYELYASPMTADSKPVSTGTMAGSTATASGVDFTFSGTPAAGDQYMVAVNNHQTQNVLDTVSQLRKVLDTPTNGDPIAIQKLNAGLQAGMANLASGANQVASAVSDIGGRGSALDIQNETNLSLSAANTQTQSAIRDSDPAEVMTRLTLQQTMLQASQLAFSKVAQLGLFNKV; from the coding sequence ATGCGTATTTCCACCGCCCAGTTTTACGAGTCCTCGGCCGCCAACTATCAGAAGAACTTCGCCAATGTGGTCAAGAGCAGTGAGGAGGCCAGCAGCCTGACTCGCGTCAACACCGCGGCCGACGATCCGGTGGGTGCCTCGCGCCTGCTGCAATTGGGCCAGCAGGCTTCGCTGCTGAGCCAATACTCGACCAACACCACTTCGATCAAGGCGAGCCTGGGCCAGGCCGAATCGGTACTGACCAGCATCACCAACGTGCTGGCGCGGGCCCAGGAACTGGCGAGCGGGGCCGGCAACGCCGGTTACACCGACGAGGACCGCAAGGCCAACGCCTCCGAACTGGCGCAGATCGAAGAGCAGTTGCTGAGCCTGATGAACACCCAGGACGAAAACGGCAAGTACATCTTTGCCGGTTCCAAGGGCGATACCGTACCGTTCTCGCGCAACTCCGACGGCACCTACAGCTACAACGGCGACCAGACCACCCTGAATCTGCCTGTGGGCGACACCATGTCCATGGCCACCAATACCACCGGCTGGGCCGCTTTCCAGCAGGCCATCAATACCAGCCGCAGCCAGGTCAACATGACCGCGCCGGCGGTCGACGACGGCCGGGTTTCGCTGTCCAACGGCCAGGTGTCCTCGAATCCGAAGTACAACAGCGAGTTCCGCAGCGGCGAGCCGTACACCGTCAGCTTCCTCAGCAGCACCCAGTTCAAGATCACTGACAGCGCCGGCAACGACGTGACCTCCGAAGCCACCCAGAACGGCTCCTTCACGTCCAGCAAGGGCGCCGAGGCCCAGACCGTCAGCTTCCGTGGCGTCGACCTGCGCCTGAGCATCAACCTGAAGTCCGGCGACACCAACCCGGACGCGGTGATCGCCGGCCACAGCTTCACCCTGGCGGCCAAGCCCGATTCCTTCAACGTCTCGCGCAGCCCGGGCAACCCGTCGACCGCCGTGGTGACCGGCAGCACCATCAGCAATAACAACGCCTACAACGCCAGCTTCCCGAGCGGCGGGGCGATCCTCAAGTTCACCAGCGCCACCGACTACGAGCTGTATGCCTCGCCGATGACTGCCGACAGCAAGCCGGTGTCCACCGGAACCATGGCCGGCTCCACGGCGACCGCCTCGGGTGTGGATTTCACCTTCAGCGGCACCCCGGCGGCGGGCGACCAGTACATGGTGGCGGTCAACAACCATCAGACGCAGAACGTGCTCGACACCGTCAGCCAGCTGCGCAAGGTGCTGGATACGCCCACCAACGGTGACCCGATCGCCATCCAGAAACTCAACGCCGGGTTGCAGGCGGGCATGGCCAACCTGGCCAGTGGCGCCAATCAGGTGGCGAGCGCGGTCAGCGACATCGGTGGTCGCGGTTCGGCACTGGATATCCAGAACGAGACCAACCTGAGCCTGAGCGCGGCCAACACCCAGACCCAGTCGGCGATCCGCGATTCCGACCCGGCCGAAGTGATGACCCGCCTGACCCTGCAACAGACCATGCTGCAAGCCTCGCAACTGGCCTTCAGCAAGGTTGCCCAGCTGGGCCTGTTCAACAAGGTCTGA
- the rfbF gene encoding glucose-1-phosphate cytidylyltransferase, with protein sequence MKAVILAGGLGTRISEESHLKPKPMIEIGGKPILWHIMKQYSAHGIHDFVICLGYKGYAIKDFFANYFLHTSDVTFDMRENRMDVHQNYSEPWRVTLIDTGEETMTGGRLRRAGRYLENEEAFCFTYGDGVSDLNIGALVAFHRAHGKQATVTAVQPPGRYGALEREGDSVLGFTEKPRGDGGWINGGFFVLSPKVLPLLTGDDTVWEADPLSTLARQGQLHAFQHDGFWHPMDTLRDKNHLDQLWQTGEAPWKQWD encoded by the coding sequence ATGAAGGCAGTTATTTTGGCGGGGGGGCTGGGCACGCGCATTAGCGAGGAGTCCCACCTCAAGCCCAAGCCAATGATCGAGATCGGTGGCAAGCCAATTCTCTGGCACATCATGAAACAGTACTCCGCCCATGGCATTCACGATTTCGTGATCTGCCTGGGCTACAAGGGGTACGCGATCAAGGATTTCTTCGCCAACTACTTCCTGCACACCTCCGACGTCACCTTCGACATGCGGGAAAACCGCATGGACGTTCACCAGAACTACAGCGAGCCCTGGCGCGTGACCCTGATCGACACCGGGGAAGAAACCATGACAGGCGGGCGTTTGCGCCGGGCCGGCCGCTATCTGGAGAACGAAGAGGCTTTCTGCTTCACCTACGGCGACGGCGTGTCCGACCTGAATATCGGCGCCCTGGTGGCGTTCCACCGGGCCCACGGCAAGCAGGCCACGGTCACGGCCGTGCAGCCGCCCGGGCGCTACGGCGCGCTGGAACGCGAGGGCGACAGTGTCCTCGGCTTTACCGAAAAACCCCGCGGTGACGGTGGCTGGATCAATGGCGGGTTCTTCGTGCTGTCGCCCAAGGTGCTGCCGCTGCTGACCGGCGACGACACGGTGTGGGAAGCCGATCCGCTGTCGACCCTGGCCCGGCAGGGCCAGTTGCATGCCTTCCAGCACGACGGCTTCTGGCACCCGATGGATACCCTGCGCGACAAGAACCACCTGGATCAGCTCTGGCAAACCGGGGAGGCCCCATGGAAGCAGTGGGATTGA
- a CDS encoding cephalosporin hydroxylase family protein, translating into MTDNSINQAFEAECREQIAQQGDDPKLTGLARDFFNESAKHKYSYHFSWMGRPIIQLPQDMLAMQEIIWRVKPDLVIECGIAHGGSIIYYASLLELQGHGEVLGIDLDIRAHNREAIESHPMSKRISMIEGSSIDPAIAEQVRAAAAGKKVILVLDSNHTHDHVLEELRLYAPLVSVDSYCVVMDTVVEDMPADFFPDRPWGPGDNPKTAVWAYLEENRDFEIDQQMQNKLLITVAPDGYLRRVR; encoded by the coding sequence ATGACCGACAACAGCATCAACCAAGCCTTCGAAGCCGAGTGCCGGGAGCAGATCGCCCAGCAGGGCGACGACCCGAAACTCACCGGCCTGGCCCGTGACTTCTTCAACGAGTCCGCCAAGCACAAGTACAGCTATCACTTCTCGTGGATGGGCCGCCCGATCATCCAGCTGCCGCAAGACATGCTGGCGATGCAGGAGATCATCTGGCGGGTCAAGCCGGACCTGGTGATCGAGTGCGGCATCGCCCATGGCGGTTCGATCATCTACTACGCTTCGCTGCTCGAATTGCAGGGCCATGGCGAAGTGCTGGGCATCGACCTGGATATCCGCGCCCACAACCGCGAAGCCATCGAGAGCCATCCGATGAGCAAGCGCATCAGCATGATCGAAGGTTCGAGCATCGACCCGGCGATCGCCGAACAGGTGCGCGCGGCGGCCGCGGGCAAGAAGGTCATCCTGGTGCTGGACTCCAACCACACCCACGATCATGTGCTCGAAGAGCTGCGCCTGTATGCGCCGCTGGTGTCGGTGGACAGCTACTGCGTGGTGATGGACACCGTGGTCGAGGACATGCCGGCGGACTTCTTCCCGGATCGCCCATGGGGCCCGGGCGACAACCCGAAAACCGCGGTCTGGGCCTACCTGGAAGAGAACCGCGATTTCGAGATCGACCAGCAGATGCAGAACAAGCTGCTGATCACCGTGGCGCCAGACGGCTATCTGCGTCGCGTACGTTAA
- the rfbG gene encoding CDP-glucose 4,6-dehydratase → MEAVGLSEQFWRGKRVLLTGHTGFKGSWLALWLHSLGAEVSGFSLDPATEPSLFELARVAEGINDQRGDLRDLGALLELIAETQPEIVLHLAAQPLVREGYRDPLGTYSSNVMGTLNLLEAIRQVGGVRACVLVTTDKVYANQEWLWPYRENEALGGHDPYSSSKACCELLAQSYAASFFPAERYAEHGLALATARAGNVLGGGDFAPERLIPDVLKAWSADEPVTLRYPQAVRPWQHALEPLAGYLQLAAGLYEQGPRFAGAWNFGPSEADMCSVGEVVELLAARWPAAPGLRVEPSELHEAGLLRLDSSRARQLLAWQPRWSLQQCLAQTLDWHLAWQRGDDMRVATLDQLRLYKEGLA, encoded by the coding sequence ATGGAAGCAGTGGGATTGAGCGAACAATTCTGGCGCGGCAAGCGGGTCTTGCTGACCGGCCATACCGGCTTCAAGGGCAGTTGGCTGGCCCTGTGGCTGCACAGCCTGGGCGCCGAAGTCAGCGGTTTCTCCCTGGATCCTGCGACCGAGCCGAGCCTGTTCGAGCTGGCGCGGGTCGCCGAAGGCATCAACGACCAGCGTGGCGACCTGCGCGATCTCGGCGCCTTGCTCGAGCTGATTGCCGAGACGCAGCCGGAGATCGTCCTGCACCTGGCGGCGCAACCGCTGGTGCGCGAAGGCTATCGCGATCCGCTGGGCACCTATTCGAGCAACGTGATGGGCACCCTCAACCTGCTGGAGGCGATCCGCCAGGTCGGCGGGGTGCGCGCCTGCGTGCTGGTGACCACCGACAAGGTCTACGCCAACCAGGAATGGCTGTGGCCCTACCGCGAGAACGAAGCCCTGGGCGGGCATGATCCCTATAGCAGCAGCAAGGCCTGTTGCGAGCTGTTGGCGCAATCCTATGCCGCCTCGTTTTTCCCCGCCGAGCGTTATGCCGAGCATGGCCTGGCGCTGGCCACGGCCCGTGCCGGCAACGTACTGGGCGGCGGCGACTTTGCCCCCGAGCGGCTGATTCCCGATGTGCTCAAGGCCTGGTCGGCCGACGAGCCGGTGACCCTGCGCTACCCGCAGGCGGTGCGCCCGTGGCAGCACGCCCTGGAACCCCTGGCCGGCTACCTGCAACTGGCCGCCGGGCTCTATGAACAGGGGCCGCGCTTTGCCGGCGCCTGGAACTTCGGGCCGAGCGAAGCGGACATGTGCAGCGTGGGCGAAGTCGTCGAGCTGCTGGCCGCACGCTGGCCGGCAGCCCCCGGGCTGCGGGTCGAGCCGAGCGAGCTGCATGAGGCCGGCCTGTTGCGCCTGGACAGCAGTCGCGCCCGCCAGTTGCTGGCCTGGCAACCCCGCTGGTCGTTGCAGCAGTGCCTGGCGCAGACCCTGGACTGGCACCTCGCCTGGCAGCGTGGCGATGACATGCGTGTGGCGACACTCGATCAACTGAGACTCTATAAGGAGGGGCTGGCATGA
- the rfbC gene encoding dTDP-4-dehydrorhamnose 3,5-epimerase produces the protein MSEIKLQALGLEGLYLIQQKVFCDERGRFARLFCQTSLSLQGRPFVIRQINHSRTSEQGSVRGLHFQQAGYAESKLITCTRGAVWDVAVDLRPDSSTFLQWHGQELRADDGRSLLIPAGFAHGFQALTDDSEVLYFTDADYAPAHEAGLSVSDPALAITWPLPVKNLSAKDACHPWVDEHFRGVRL, from the coding sequence ATGAGTGAGATCAAGCTCCAGGCATTGGGACTGGAAGGGCTTTATCTGATTCAGCAAAAGGTCTTTTGCGATGAGCGCGGACGTTTTGCCCGGCTGTTCTGCCAAACCAGCCTGAGCCTTCAAGGGCGTCCTTTTGTTATCCGTCAAATCAATCATTCGCGGACCTCGGAACAAGGCAGTGTGCGTGGCCTGCATTTCCAGCAGGCGGGGTATGCCGAATCCAAACTGATCACCTGCACTCGCGGTGCGGTCTGGGATGTGGCGGTGGATCTGCGTCCCGACTCGTCAACATTCCTGCAATGGCACGGGCAAGAGCTGCGTGCTGACGATGGTCGCAGCCTGCTGATCCCGGCGGGCTTCGCCCATGGCTTCCAGGCGCTGACCGACGACAGCGAGGTGTTGTACTTTACCGACGCCGACTATGCGCCAGCTCACGAGGCCGGGTTGTCAGTATCCGATCCGGCGCTGGCCATCACCTGGCCGTTGCCCGTCAAGAACTTGTCGGCCAAGGATGCGTGTCATCCCTGGGTGGATGAGCACTTCCGTGGAGTCCGGCTCTGA
- a CDS encoding NAD(P)-dependent oxidoreductase codes for MNCPRQVLVTGATGFVGRHLVSALLAKGIAVRAVARRLDVARQMPWFDSVEFVEADIHLASLDVVALTEGIDAMAHLAWPGLPNYQALVHFERTLPADYRFIKQVVACGVRQVLVTGTCFEYGLQSGPLSEQTLPQPNTPYGLAKHSLRLFLAALQREHSFTLQWARLFYLHGAGQNPNSLLAALDRAIDAGEASFDMSAGEQLRDFLEIETAAAYLAAILQRRDFDGVVNCASGQPIAVRTLVEQRLRERGAALDLNLGHYPYLTHEPLAFWAVTDRLQQLLGAGQ; via the coding sequence ATGAACTGCCCGCGACAGGTGCTGGTCACTGGTGCAACCGGTTTTGTAGGGCGCCACTTGGTCAGTGCCTTGCTGGCCAAAGGCATCGCGGTCCGAGCCGTGGCTCGTCGTCTGGATGTGGCCCGGCAGATGCCCTGGTTCGATTCGGTCGAGTTTGTCGAGGCGGATATCCATCTGGCCAGCCTGGACGTTGTTGCCCTGACAGAGGGTATCGATGCCATGGCTCACCTGGCCTGGCCTGGCCTGCCAAACTATCAGGCGCTAGTGCATTTCGAGCGTACCTTGCCGGCCGACTACCGTTTCATCAAGCAGGTGGTGGCTTGTGGCGTCAGGCAGGTACTGGTCACGGGCACCTGCTTTGAATATGGCCTGCAAAGCGGTCCCTTGAGCGAGCAAACGCTCCCCCAGCCCAATACGCCCTATGGCCTGGCCAAACATAGCCTGCGCCTGTTTCTTGCGGCCTTGCAGCGCGAGCATTCGTTCACGCTGCAGTGGGCGCGGCTGTTTTACCTGCACGGCGCCGGGCAGAACCCCAACAGCCTGCTGGCCGCGCTGGACCGGGCGATCGATGCGGGCGAGGCGTCGTTCGACATGTCTGCCGGGGAGCAGTTGCGCGATTTCCTGGAGATCGAGACCGCGGCCGCTTATCTCGCGGCGATCCTGCAACGGCGCGATTTCGATGGCGTGGTCAACTGCGCCAGCGGCCAGCCGATCGCGGTGCGCACGCTGGTCGAGCAACGTTTGCGCGAGCGCGGTGCGGCACTGGATCTGAACCTTGGCCACTACCCGTACCTGACCCACGAGCCGCTGGCGTTCTGGGCGGTGACCGACCGTTTGCAACAGTTATTGGGAGCAGGGCAATGA